A stretch of the Mesorhizobium huakuii genome encodes the following:
- a CDS encoding crotonase/enoyl-CoA hydratase family protein, with translation MADLVLNETRDGVSVLTLNRPEKLNALNYGLIDRLLAVLDDIEVDGSIRAVILTGAGERAFSAGGDIHEFSASVARGADVALRDFVMRGQRLTARLEAFRKPIIAAVNGIAFGGGCEITEAVPLAIASDRALFAKPEINLAMPPTFGGTQRLPRLAGRKRALELLLTGDWFPPPRALELGLVNQVVPHSDLMPAAHDLARRIITHSPAALAGILTAVARGINLSIAEGLLVEAEQFARMAPTADLREGLGAWIERRNPRYDGSWTHIARPDEARRASLRLDQAMGQAKASR, from the coding sequence ATGGCCGATCTTGTCCTGAACGAGACCCGTGACGGGGTGAGCGTCCTCACCCTCAACCGCCCGGAAAAGCTCAACGCGCTGAACTATGGCCTGATCGATCGCCTGCTCGCGGTCCTCGACGACATTGAAGTCGATGGCAGCATCCGGGCCGTTATCCTCACCGGAGCAGGGGAGCGGGCGTTTTCGGCGGGTGGCGATATCCACGAATTCTCGGCGAGCGTGGCTCGCGGTGCGGATGTGGCGCTACGCGACTTCGTCATGCGCGGCCAGCGGCTGACGGCACGGCTGGAGGCGTTCCGCAAGCCGATCATCGCCGCCGTCAACGGGATTGCCTTCGGTGGCGGCTGCGAGATCACCGAGGCCGTGCCGCTGGCGATCGCCAGCGACCGCGCGCTGTTCGCCAAGCCGGAGATCAACCTTGCGATGCCGCCGACCTTCGGCGGCACGCAGCGTCTGCCGCGGCTTGCCGGGCGCAAGCGCGCGCTGGAACTGCTGTTGACAGGCGACTGGTTTCCGCCGCCGCGGGCGCTCGAACTTGGTCTCGTCAATCAGGTCGTGCCGCATAGCGATCTGATGCCGGCGGCGCACGATCTTGCCCGCCGCATCATCACGCATTCGCCGGCAGCGCTCGCCGGCATCCTCACCGCGGTGGCGCGCGGGATCAACCTCAGCATCGCCGAAGGGCTGCTGGTCGAGGCCGAGCAGTTCGCCCGCATGGCCCCGACCGCCGATCTCAGGGAAGGGCTTGGCGCCTGGATCGAGCGGCGCAACCCCCGCTACGATGGCTCCTGGACGCACATCGCAAGGCCCGACGAGGCAAGGCGCGCCTCGCTGCGGCTCGACCAGGCCATGGGGCAGGCCAAGGCGTCGAGATGA
- a CDS encoding alpha/beta fold hydrolase, producing MTAYRNTDVDGFNIFYREAGTPGAPKLLLLHGFPSSSHMFRDLIPLLAGRFHIVAPDLPGFGRSDMPSREKFAYTFEHIAEIIDRFTEVVGFDRYALYVFDYGAPTGFRLAMKHPERISAVISQNGNAYEEGLGEDWNPIRAYWRDPSPANREALRPAFKPEAIAWQYTHGAPADLVSPDGYSLDSFYFGRPDAEEVQLDLFGDYKSNVALYPAFQAHFRAHKPPFLAVWGKNDPFFLPPGAEAFKRDMPDAVVRFLDTGHFALETHANEVAKAILDFLR from the coding sequence ATGACCGCCTACCGCAACACCGATGTCGACGGCTTCAACATCTTCTATCGCGAGGCCGGTACACCAGGCGCGCCAAAGCTGCTTCTGCTGCACGGCTTCCCGAGCTCGAGCCACATGTTCCGCGACCTCATTCCGCTGCTTGCCGGCCGCTTCCATATCGTCGCGCCCGACCTGCCGGGATTTGGCCGCTCCGACATGCCGTCGCGCGAAAAATTTGCCTATACGTTCGAACACATTGCCGAAATCATCGACCGCTTCACCGAAGTGGTCGGCTTCGACCGCTACGCCCTCTACGTCTTCGACTATGGCGCGCCGACCGGTTTCCGGCTGGCGATGAAGCACCCCGAGCGCATCAGCGCGGTCATCTCGCAGAATGGCAACGCCTATGAGGAAGGCCTCGGCGAAGACTGGAACCCGATCCGCGCCTATTGGCGCGACCCCTCGCCGGCCAACCGCGAGGCGCTGCGCCCCGCCTTCAAACCGGAGGCGATCGCCTGGCAGTACACGCATGGCGCGCCGGCGGATCTGGTCTCGCCCGACGGCTATTCGCTGGACAGTTTCTATTTCGGCCGGCCGGACGCCGAGGAAGTGCAGCTCGACCTGTTCGGCGACTACAAGAGCAATGTTGCCCTCTATCCCGCCTTCCAGGCCCACTTCCGCGCCCACAAGCCGCCGTTCCTGGCGGTGTGGGGCAAGAACGACCCATTCTTCCTGCCGCCGGGCGCCGAGGCGTTCAAGCGCGACATGCCGGACGCGGTGGTGCGTTTCCTCGACACCGGCCATTTCGCGCTGGAAACGCATGCCAACGAGGTCGCCAAAGCGATCCTCGACTTCCTGCGCTGA
- a CDS encoding alpha/beta fold hydrolase has translation MPSNNVSVVLVHGAWADGSSWAKVIAPLVAQGFDVIAAPLPLTSFADDVAALDRTLERVAGPVVLAGHAYAGAVIGATRSDKVKALVYVAALAPDEGEAVADVFYRATPHAKAPKLAPDDHGLIHLPDTAFASAFAQNASVDELAVLRAVQRPISPACITVPMARPLWKDRPAWFLIAEQDRMIVAETQHFMAKRMNARLRVLPADHTPMVTAPDTVVDIIVEAARAAEAQG, from the coding sequence ATGCCCTCGAACAATGTCAGTGTCGTGCTCGTCCATGGCGCCTGGGCGGACGGGTCGAGCTGGGCCAAGGTCATCGCGCCGCTCGTGGCGCAGGGCTTCGACGTGATTGCCGCGCCCCTGCCGCTGACGTCATTCGCCGACGATGTGGCGGCACTCGACCGGACGCTGGAGCGCGTCGCCGGGCCTGTCGTGCTCGCCGGCCATGCCTATGCCGGCGCGGTGATCGGGGCGACACGCAGCGACAAGGTGAAAGCGCTGGTCTATGTCGCCGCACTTGCGCCCGACGAAGGCGAGGCCGTGGCGGACGTCTTCTACCGCGCAACACCGCACGCCAAGGCGCCGAAGCTGGCGCCGGACGATCATGGCCTGATCCACCTGCCGGACACTGCCTTTGCTTCCGCCTTTGCGCAGAACGCATCGGTCGACGAACTGGCGGTGCTGCGGGCGGTCCAGCGGCCGATCTCGCCGGCCTGCATCACCGTGCCGATGGCGCGGCCGCTGTGGAAGGACCGGCCGGCCTGGTTCCTGATTGCCGAGCAGGACCGCATGATCGTTGCAGAGACACAGCACTTCATGGCCAAGCGCATGAACGCCCGCTTGCGCGTGTTGCCGGCCGATCACACGCCAATGGTCACCGCGCCCGATACCGTCGTCGACATCATCGTTGAAGCTGCGCGTGCGGCCGAGGCGCAAGGCTGA
- a CDS encoding CGNR zinc finger domain-containing protein encodes MTPAIFVGDALGLDFLNSTATPVDTLVDWIKDGEGLLDWVEQARLAPPEALDNVRTHALPGELDKVADQARHLREWFRGFVREHKGRPLAARDLAQLEPLNRLLERDEIFTRIAPVLAGKDMSVGNEIPFQLQTARKWRTPEALLLPIGEALARFVCSEDFSHVKACEGPACTLLFVDHTRGHRRRWCSMAQCGNRAKQAAHRHRIKAHHD; translated from the coding sequence ATGACCCCTGCGATCTTTGTCGGTGACGCGCTCGGCCTGGATTTCCTCAATTCGACCGCAACGCCGGTCGATACCCTTGTCGACTGGATCAAGGACGGCGAGGGGTTGCTGGATTGGGTTGAGCAAGCGCGGCTGGCGCCGCCCGAGGCGCTCGACAACGTTCGCACGCACGCTCTCCCGGGCGAACTCGACAAGGTGGCCGATCAGGCGCGGCATCTCAGGGAATGGTTCCGTGGGTTCGTACGTGAACACAAGGGGCGTCCGCTGGCCGCTCGGGATCTTGCGCAATTGGAGCCGCTCAACCGCCTGCTCGAGCGCGACGAGATTTTCACGCGGATCGCCCCCGTCCTTGCCGGTAAAGACATGTCTGTGGGCAATGAGATCCCTTTTCAGCTTCAGACGGCCCGCAAGTGGCGCACGCCCGAGGCGCTTCTGCTGCCGATCGGCGAGGCGCTGGCGCGGTTCGTCTGCAGCGAGGATTTCTCACATGTAAAAGCCTGCGAGGGTCCGGCCTGCACGCTGCTTTTCGTCGACCACACGCGCGGCCATCGACGCCGCTGGTGCAGCATGGCGCAGTGCGGCAACCGGGCAAAGCAGGCAGCGCATCGCCACCGCATCAAAGCACATCACGATTAG
- the glyA gene encoding serine hydroxymethyltransferase has translation MVALARRSWVPSHCEMFAQQLAEQTSHQTTDAVMAAIAGGIELNRSIHESDCINLNPATNVMNPKAEAALASGLGSRPSLGYPGDKYEMGLEGVERIEVIAAELAAEVFGAKYAEIRVPSGAIANLYAFMVAARPGDSIIVPSPAVGGHVTHHMAGCAGLYGLDIHTAPVDADGYTVDVGKLRDLAKSIKPKMITIGSSLNLLAHPIREIRAIANEVGALVLFDAAHLCGMIAGHAWQQPLQEGAHLMTMSTYKSLGGPASGLIVTNDAAVAEKLDKIAFPGMTANFDAAKSAALAITLLDWKDHGKAYAATMARTAKALADSLADRGLPVFSTSKGYTTSHQFAIKAAEFGGGQAAAKKLRLANILSCGIGLPVDTVDGDMNGLRLGTPEIVRWGMTEDDMPELAALIARGLRGNDAIEQVAADVTAFRRRFNKLHFVN, from the coding sequence TTGGTCGCTCTCGCTCGCAGGTCCTGGGTCCCCTCACATTGCGAAATGTTCGCCCAGCAACTGGCAGAGCAAACCAGTCATCAGACGACCGATGCCGTCATGGCGGCAATCGCCGGGGGTATTGAGCTGAACCGCTCGATCCACGAGAGCGACTGCATCAACCTCAACCCGGCGACCAATGTCATGAACCCTAAGGCCGAGGCAGCGCTCGCCTCGGGCCTCGGATCGCGCCCATCGCTTGGCTATCCCGGCGACAAATATGAAATGGGCCTGGAAGGTGTCGAGCGGATCGAAGTCATCGCGGCGGAACTCGCGGCGGAAGTCTTCGGCGCGAAATATGCCGAGATCCGCGTGCCATCCGGCGCGATCGCCAATCTCTACGCCTTCATGGTTGCGGCCCGGCCAGGCGACAGCATCATTGTCCCTTCGCCGGCGGTCGGTGGCCATGTTACCCACCACATGGCAGGCTGCGCCGGCCTTTACGGCCTCGATATTCACACGGCTCCGGTTGATGCTGACGGCTACACCGTCGATGTCGGAAAATTGCGCGACCTGGCCAAGTCGATAAAGCCGAAAATGATCACGATCGGCAGCAGCCTCAATCTGCTGGCACATCCCATTCGGGAAATCAGGGCGATCGCCAACGAGGTCGGCGCGCTGGTCCTCTTCGACGCCGCGCATCTATGCGGCATGATTGCCGGGCACGCTTGGCAGCAGCCTCTGCAGGAGGGGGCTCATCTGATGACGATGAGTACTTACAAGAGCCTCGGCGGTCCGGCATCGGGGCTGATCGTCACCAACGATGCCGCCGTCGCCGAAAAACTCGACAAGATCGCATTTCCTGGCATGACGGCCAATTTCGATGCCGCCAAGTCGGCGGCGCTGGCAATCACGCTTCTGGACTGGAAAGACCACGGCAAAGCCTATGCAGCTACTATGGCGCGGACCGCAAAGGCCCTGGCCGATAGCCTTGCGGATCGCGGTCTGCCGGTGTTTTCGACGAGCAAGGGCTACACGACATCGCACCAGTTCGCCATCAAGGCAGCCGAATTCGGCGGCGGTCAGGCCGCGGCAAAAAAACTGCGGCTGGCCAACATTCTGAGCTGCGGCATCGGCCTTCCCGTAGATACGGTTGACGGCGACATGAATGGGCTGCGCCTCGGCACACCCGAGATCGTTCGTTGGGGTATGACCGAAGATGACATGCCGGAACTCGCGGCGCTTATCGCCAGGGGGCTGCGCGGCAACGACGCCATCGAACAGGTCGCCGCTGATGTCACGGCATTCCGGCGTCGGTTCAACAAACTTCATTTTGTGAACTGA